The Amaranthus tricolor cultivar Red isolate AtriRed21 chromosome 6, ASM2621246v1, whole genome shotgun sequence genome has a segment encoding these proteins:
- the LOC130815591 gene encoding uncharacterized protein LOC130815591: MVRKGELQGCLNALAIRPSFFEEILNSQDKDPKLLKLKEQTREGKAEGFFDDIFMDFVVVLPRTKAGNDALWVIVDRLTKSTRFIPMNCCWKMEQLARAYIKYVVRFHGVPRTIVSDRDTRYLSLFWQTLQLAMGTTLLYSTSFHPQTDGQTERKYQILEDMLRAIAMEWQGSWNEHLDLMTEKVKLIRDRLKAAQERQKSYADLKRRAEEFTMGEQVAYRLALPNSLEKVHDVFHVSQLKRYHAAASHFLDPEPLDLDTSLSYSEKPIRILDTKFRSTRRKDISMVKVLELTRSERNAKSDFSFEFSNLSEMTLKVSGQNLKFGTSGNWM, from the exons ATGGTACGTAAAGGTGAGTTACAGGGGTGTCTGAATGCCTtggctattcgaccttcgttctttgaagaaattttaaaCTCACAGGATAAAGATCCGAAACTTTTGAAGTTAAAGGAACAGACACGAGAAGGAAAAGCGGAGGGATTCTTT GATGATATCTTTATGGATTTTGTTGTGGTTTTACCCCGGACAAAGGCAGGAAATGATGCATTATGGGTCATAGTGGATCGTTTGACTAAGTCAACCcgtttcatccctatgaacTGTTGTTGGAAGATGGAACAATTAGCTCGAGCTTACATTAAATATGTCGTGCGATTTCATGGTGtgccccgtactattgtgtccgaTAGAGATACACGGTATTTGTCACTATTCTGGCAAACCTTGCAACTGGCAATGGGTACTACGTTGCTTTATAGTACATCATTCcatccgcagacggatgggCAAACAGAGCGGAAATATCAGATATTAGAGGATATGTTGCGTGCtattgccatggaatggcaagggtcgTGGAACGAACACTTGGATCTG ATGACTGAAAAGGTGAAGttgataagggatcgtttgaaagcggcacaAGAACGTCAAAAGTCTTACGCTGATTTGAAGCGACGAGCAGAAGAGTTCACCATGGGAGAACAG gtggcttatcggttagccCTTCCAAACTCCTTGGAAAAGGTACATGACGTATTTCATGTGTCGCAGCTTAAGCGATATCATGCCGCAGCCTCTCATTTCTTAGATCCCGAACCATTAGATTTGGATACATCCTTGTCTTACTCTGAGAAACCGATTAGAATCTTGGACACGAAGTTCCGTAGTACACGACGGAAGGATATATCTATGGTAAAGGTctt ggaattgacgcgttccgaacgcaatgcAAAGtcagatttttcatttgaattttctaatctatCGGAAATGacccttaaagtttctggtcagaactTGAAATTTGGAACCTCTGggaattggatgtaa